A window of Natrinema versiforme contains these coding sequences:
- a CDS encoding nicotinamide-nucleotide adenylyltransferase — protein MTRGFYIGRFQPFHNGHQSMVEQIAEDVDELVLGIGSADDSHTVRNPFTAGERIMMITKSLVDYDLVTYAVPIEDLERNSVWVSHVQSMSPDFDVAYSNNPLVIQLFREADIDIRQSPMFNREVLEGSEVRERMITGGDWESLVPEPVVNTVNEIGGIERIQMVSDSDSNGE, from the coding sequence ATGACTCGGGGGTTCTACATCGGTCGCTTTCAGCCCTTCCACAACGGCCACCAGAGCATGGTCGAACAGATTGCCGAGGACGTCGACGAACTCGTCCTCGGAATCGGGAGCGCCGACGATTCTCACACCGTCCGCAACCCGTTTACCGCGGGCGAACGGATCATGATGATCACGAAGTCGCTCGTCGATTACGACCTCGTCACCTACGCCGTCCCGATCGAGGACTTAGAGCGGAACTCGGTCTGGGTGAGTCACGTCCAGAGCATGAGCCCCGACTTCGATGTCGCCTACTCGAACAACCCGCTCGTCATCCAACTCTTTCGAGAAGCCGACATCGACATCCGCCAGTCGCCGATGTTCAACCGCGAGGTCCTCGAGGGTTCGGAGGTCCGCGAGCGGATGATAACGGGCGGCGACTGGGAGTCACTGGTCCCCGAACCCGTCGTCAACACCGTCAACGAGATCGGCGGCATCGAGCGGATCCAGATGGTCAGCGACTCGGACTCGAACGGGGAGTGA
- a CDS encoding S-adenosyl-l-methionine hydroxide adenosyltransferase family protein, whose protein sequence is MITLASDFGTPYPAAMKGVLLQRTDARLIDVAHDFPRQDVRTAAFWLREVLPYYPPATHLVVVDPGVGTDRNAIVLRAGNHTLVGPDNGVLLPAARRLAGSEDRLESAVIDEDALEPVEPTTQPMDDSSASARRSPRGRSNTFHGRDVFAPAAAAVHDSDSGALDSLEWLEPAPVAVDLEFSDPVLADERATGEVLVVDDFGNAITNVPGSYLDGRERVAANGDPVPVGETFAAVSVGDRLATVGSHGYVELDVNQGRGDDAFGLEPGDRVVLAPVSEGTD, encoded by the coding sequence ATGATCACACTCGCGTCCGATTTCGGCACGCCGTATCCGGCGGCGATGAAGGGAGTGCTGTTGCAGCGAACGGACGCCAGACTGATCGATGTCGCACACGACTTCCCCCGGCAGGACGTTCGAACGGCCGCCTTCTGGCTCCGAGAGGTATTGCCGTACTACCCGCCCGCGACTCATCTCGTCGTCGTCGATCCCGGCGTCGGAACCGACCGGAACGCGATCGTTCTCCGCGCGGGCAACCATACCCTCGTCGGCCCCGATAACGGCGTCTTGCTCCCCGCAGCACGGCGACTCGCCGGAAGCGAGGACCGACTCGAGTCCGCCGTGATCGACGAAGACGCCCTCGAGCCCGTGGAACCGACGACGCAACCGATGGACGACTCGAGTGCGAGCGCCCGTCGGTCGCCACGGGGACGAAGTAATACGTTCCACGGACGAGACGTCTTCGCCCCCGCCGCCGCAGCGGTCCACGACAGCGATAGCGGCGCGCTCGACTCACTCGAGTGGCTCGAGCCGGCCCCAGTCGCCGTCGACCTCGAGTTTTCGGATCCCGTCCTCGCGGACGAACGAGCGACGGGCGAAGTGCTGGTCGTCGACGATTTCGGGAACGCGATCACGAACGTGCCTGGCTCATACCTCGACGGGCGGGAACGGGTGGCGGCGAACGGCGACCCCGTCCCGGTCGGCGAGACGTTCGCGGCCGTCTCCGTCGGGGATCGACTCGCGACCGTCGGCAGCCACGGCTACGTCGAACTCGACGTGAATCAGGGTCGCGGCGACGACGCCTTCGGTCTCGAGCCCGGTGATCGGGTCGTCCTCGCGCCGGTCTCAGAAGGGACCGACTGA
- a CDS encoding HalOD1 output domain-containing protein: MSGPAPRETLIPIGSTDGRTVYYDEGTGTYHTWCDDDAYEPVSTALLMTVSSVLGVEPDDLEALSECVEPDALNALFVHWRGDEPRVGDGSISFTFSRCHVTVHADGEVVIDPSRRAVKPAD, translated from the coding sequence ATGTCCGGACCCGCTCCGCGAGAAACCCTGATACCGATCGGTTCCACTGACGGCCGCACGGTCTACTACGATGAGGGGACGGGGACATACCACACGTGGTGCGACGACGACGCGTATGAGCCGGTGAGCACCGCCCTACTCATGACCGTCTCGTCGGTGCTCGGGGTCGAACCCGACGACCTCGAGGCGCTCTCGGAGTGCGTCGAGCCGGACGCGTTGAACGCCCTGTTCGTCCACTGGCGGGGCGACGAACCGCGAGTCGGCGACGGCTCGATCTCGTTTACGTTCTCGCGGTGTCACGTCACGGTCCACGCCGACGGCGAGGTCGTCATCGACCCGTCGCGACGGGCCGTCAAGCCGGCCGACTAA
- the thsA gene encoding thermosome subunit alpha, with product MFIMSEDSQRTQGRDAQSSNIMAGKAVAESVRTTLGPRGMDKMLVDSGGDVVITNDGATILNEMDIEHPAAQMIVEVSDSQEEEVGDGTTTAAVLAGNLLGEAEDLIEQDVHATTIVEGYHEAADIALEAIAEQVNEADVDDEILRQVAESSMTGKGTGGLTAASLAETVVEATRHVDTDAGVARDNVTVHTQIGASSNATELVPGIIVDEEPAHDGMPSEVEDASIAILDVELGVRTGDVDAEYAIDSIDQLNAAIDAEEGELEGYAETVAESGADVVFTTEDVNDRVANALANEGVLVFEGLGDSDARQVASATGARRVGDLDDLEESDFGSADRIHTETYGDDDLAFVEGGAAAETVTVFVRGGTEHIVDELERAIGDALDVVATALESGEVVPGAGATEIAIADKIREEAAGIEGRKQLAVTAFADAVDIIPRTLAANTGRDPIDVLVDLRAAHESEGRAGLITSGDEVTIDDPFEHGVVDPADVKREAVESATEAATMIARIDDVIAAE from the coding sequence ATGTTCATTATGAGCGAGGATAGTCAGCGAACGCAGGGTCGCGACGCCCAGTCGTCGAACATCATGGCCGGCAAGGCCGTGGCCGAGTCGGTACGGACCACGCTCGGACCCCGCGGCATGGACAAGATGCTCGTCGACTCCGGCGGGGACGTCGTCATCACGAACGACGGCGCGACCATCCTCAACGAGATGGACATCGAGCACCCCGCGGCCCAGATGATCGTCGAAGTCTCCGACTCGCAGGAGGAGGAAGTCGGCGACGGGACGACCACGGCAGCGGTACTCGCCGGCAACCTGCTGGGCGAGGCCGAGGACCTCATCGAGCAGGACGTCCACGCGACGACGATCGTCGAGGGCTACCACGAGGCCGCCGACATCGCCCTCGAGGCGATCGCCGAGCAGGTCAACGAGGCCGACGTCGACGACGAAATCCTGCGACAGGTCGCCGAGTCGAGCATGACCGGCAAGGGCACCGGCGGACTCACCGCCGCGTCGCTGGCCGAGACCGTCGTCGAAGCGACCCGCCACGTTGATACCGACGCGGGCGTCGCACGCGACAACGTCACCGTCCACACGCAGATCGGTGCCTCCTCGAACGCGACCGAACTCGTCCCCGGGATCATCGTCGACGAGGAGCCCGCCCACGACGGCATGCCGAGCGAGGTCGAGGACGCGTCGATCGCCATTCTGGACGTCGAACTCGGCGTCCGAACCGGCGACGTCGACGCTGAGTACGCCATCGACTCGATCGACCAGCTCAACGCCGCCATCGACGCCGAAGAAGGCGAACTCGAGGGCTACGCCGAAACCGTCGCCGAGAGCGGTGCGGATGTCGTCTTCACGACCGAAGACGTCAACGACCGCGTCGCCAACGCGCTCGCCAACGAGGGCGTCCTCGTCTTCGAGGGCCTCGGCGACAGCGACGCCCGGCAGGTCGCCTCCGCGACCGGCGCGCGCCGCGTCGGTGACCTCGACGACCTCGAGGAGTCCGACTTCGGCTCGGCCGACCGCATCCACACCGAGACCTACGGCGACGACGACCTCGCGTTCGTCGAAGGCGGCGCGGCCGCCGAGACGGTCACCGTCTTCGTCCGCGGCGGCACCGAACACATCGTCGACGAACTCGAGCGCGCCATCGGTGACGCCCTCGACGTCGTCGCGACGGCGCTGGAATCCGGCGAAGTCGTCCCCGGTGCGGGCGCGACCGAGATCGCGATCGCGGACAAGATCCGCGAGGAAGCCGCCGGTATCGAGGGCCGCAAACAGCTCGCCGTGACGGCCTTCGCCGACGCGGTCGACATCATCCCCCGAACGCTCGCGGCCAACACCGGCCGAGACCCCATCGACGTGCTCGTGGATCTCCGCGCTGCCCACGAGTCCGAGGGCCGCGCGGGACTGATCACCAGCGGCGACGAGGTCACGATCGACGATCCCTTCGAACACGGCGTCGTCGACCCCGCCGACGTCAAACGCGAAGCCGTCGAGAGCGCGACCGAAGCCGCCACGATGATCGCCCGCATCGACGACGTCATCGCCGCCGAATAA
- a CDS encoding amidohydrolase family protein translates to MLELEHEFRVVDIATRLPPTDGGGDPTSRAIGPDRLEREMHQAGITKSVVYPPSQPDTSYLAPNNGVARRSVDRPFVAFARINGTQTPGRKATGRLRNAVASRDEHHTSPSDIEKYAYDDRFHGFVLDPTVDDYPDDEVLAALEDVDLPVIVRGGVDAPPETLADVLLERSFPVIVGRFGGHPLNRELMDEMIDLLAEYDDCYLETSFVRYREQLERALLEHPDRVFFGSGAPACHPNVAVMEILTLDVSEDLLRRAFSKNACRVIEELAPAAKRRR, encoded by the coding sequence ATGCTGGAGTTGGAACACGAGTTTCGCGTCGTCGATATCGCGACGCGGCTGCCGCCGACCGACGGGGGTGGGGACCCGACCAGCCGAGCGATCGGGCCCGATCGGCTCGAGCGGGAGATGCATCAGGCGGGAATCACCAAATCGGTCGTCTACCCGCCGTCACAGCCGGACACGAGTTACCTCGCGCCGAACAACGGCGTCGCCAGACGGAGCGTCGACCGCCCCTTCGTCGCCTTCGCCCGGATCAACGGCACCCAAACGCCGGGCCGGAAAGCCACGGGTCGGTTGCGAAACGCCGTCGCCAGCCGCGACGAGCACCACACCTCCCCCAGCGACATCGAGAAGTACGCCTACGACGACCGCTTTCACGGCTTCGTCCTCGATCCAACCGTCGACGACTACCCCGACGACGAGGTCCTCGCAGCCCTCGAGGACGTCGACCTCCCGGTGATCGTCCGCGGCGGCGTCGACGCGCCGCCCGAGACGCTCGCCGATGTCTTACTCGAGCGCTCGTTTCCGGTCATCGTCGGCCGGTTCGGCGGCCACCCCCTGAACCGCGAGCTGATGGACGAGATGATCGACCTGCTCGCGGAGTACGACGACTGCTACCTCGAGACGAGTTTCGTCCGGTATCGCGAGCAACTCGAGCGAGCGCTGTTAGAACACCCCGACCGCGTCTTCTTCGGCAGCGGCGCGCCCGCCTGCCACCCCAACGTCGCCGTCATGGAGATTCTGACCCTCGATGTCTCGGAGGATCTGCTCCGGCGCGCGTTTTCGAAGAACGCCTGTCGCGTGATCGAAGAACTCGCACCGGCCGCGAAACGCCGGAGGTAG
- a CDS encoding GntP family permease codes for MLDGFALILLLAAAVAFIIIATAKLDLHAFLALLLAAYLTGLAAGIDPAEVASLVTDGFGGILGYIGIVIIAGTIIGTCLERSGAAIVIAETILDYVGEEYTTQVMAITGSVVSIPVFCDSGFVILSGLNRSLAQRSGLSLSTLGVALAGGLYVTHVFVPPTPGPIAAAGIIGADIGLVMLAGLIVSAPIVFVAATWADKVASNYHIDPDPEMTIDEIKAEYGTMPSRAASFAPLLVPIALIALGSIAAYPEAENPELITGTLQRWLLFIGDPAVALIIGAFIAFAIVPDFTSDVTDDWVSDGITNAAVILAVTGAGGAFGEVLSALPLEGFITDTLGGLGIGLFAAFVVAAAMKTALGSSTVAILTTASLVAPLLGSLGLNTEIGQVFTVLAIGAGSMTVSHANDSYFWIITEFSDMETQTAYQAWTLATLVLGVSSVLWIVVLRNVAGLVF; via the coding sequence ATGCTCGATGGATTCGCACTGATACTGTTGCTCGCTGCGGCGGTGGCCTTTATCATCATCGCCACGGCGAAGTTGGATCTGCACGCGTTCCTCGCACTGTTGCTCGCCGCCTACCTGACCGGTCTCGCGGCGGGGATCGACCCCGCGGAGGTCGCCTCGCTCGTAACCGACGGGTTCGGCGGCATCCTCGGCTACATCGGGATCGTCATCATCGCCGGGACGATCATCGGCACCTGCCTCGAGCGGTCGGGTGCCGCGATCGTCATCGCGGAGACGATCCTCGACTACGTCGGCGAGGAGTACACGACCCAAGTGATGGCGATCACGGGGAGTGTCGTCTCGATTCCGGTGTTCTGTGACTCCGGGTTCGTCATCCTCTCCGGGCTGAACCGGTCGCTCGCCCAGCGGTCGGGACTCTCGCTGTCGACCCTCGGCGTGGCGCTCGCGGGCGGGCTCTACGTCACCCACGTCTTCGTCCCGCCGACGCCCGGCCCGATCGCGGCCGCGGGAATCATCGGCGCCGACATCGGTCTCGTCATGCTCGCCGGTCTCATCGTCAGCGCGCCGATCGTCTTCGTCGCCGCGACGTGGGCCGACAAAGTCGCCTCGAACTACCACATCGATCCGGACCCGGAGATGACGATCGACGAAATCAAAGCCGAGTACGGAACGATGCCCTCGCGGGCGGCATCGTTCGCGCCGCTGCTCGTTCCCATTGCGCTCATCGCGCTCGGCTCGATCGCCGCCTACCCCGAGGCCGAGAATCCGGAGCTCATCACCGGTACGCTCCAGCGCTGGTTGCTCTTTATCGGCGACCCCGCCGTCGCGCTGATCATCGGCGCGTTCATCGCCTTCGCGATCGTGCCCGACTTCACCAGCGACGTGACCGACGACTGGGTCTCCGACGGGATCACGAACGCCGCCGTCATCCTCGCGGTGACCGGTGCCGGCGGCGCGTTCGGTGAAGTCCTCTCCGCGCTTCCCCTCGAGGGCTTCATCACCGACACGCTGGGCGGTCTCGGCATCGGCCTGTTCGCCGCCTTCGTCGTCGCCGCGGCGATGAAGACCGCGCTCGGCTCCTCGACGGTCGCGATCCTGACCACGGCCAGCCTCGTCGCGCCGCTGCTGGGCTCGCTCGGACTGAACACCGAAATCGGGCAGGTGTTCACCGTCCTCGCGATCGGTGCCGGGAGCATGACCGTCAGCCACGCCAACGACTCCTACTTCTGGATCATCACGGAGTTCTCCGACATGGAGACCCAAACGGCCTATCAGGCCTGGACGCTCGCGACGCTGGTACTCGGCGTCTCGAGTGTCCTCTGGATCGTCGTCCTCCGAAACGTCGCGGGACTGGTCTTCTGA
- a CDS encoding glycerate kinase produces MIEDRDRLASSEAREAALACVEAGIEAGHPRTVVREAVSLEGDTLRVADTTYDLGEYDEVVVLGGGNAAAHVAVALETVLGDRIDRGVVVTDDPVETERVTVREGDHPVPSERGVEGTRAVLEAADAAGEETLVLAAITGGGSAVMPAPAGDVSLAALQSTTDALLASGADISEINAVRKHLSELKGGRLAGRAAPATVVSLILSDVVGNDLSVIASGPVAPDASTFAEALAVLERYEIDAPDAVTAHLERGAVGEIGETPGPDDPAFERVSNHVVADGMTVLEAASDAAAERGYEPLVLSSRVRGEARDAATMQVAIAEEIRATGTPIEPPAVVLSGGETTVTVRGDGTGGPNQEFATSAALELEAGGEAGDGGDIAVAAVDTDGIDGATDAAGALVDGATVEDPETARAALEKNDVYPYLEARNALVLTGPTGTNLNDLRVLVVRS; encoded by the coding sequence GTGATCGAGGACCGCGACCGACTCGCCTCGAGCGAGGCCCGCGAGGCCGCACTCGCATGCGTCGAAGCCGGAATCGAAGCGGGCCATCCCCGCACCGTCGTCCGCGAAGCCGTCTCGCTCGAGGGCGACACCCTCCGGGTCGCCGACACGACGTACGACCTCGGCGAGTACGATGAGGTCGTCGTCCTCGGCGGCGGCAACGCCGCAGCACACGTCGCCGTCGCGCTCGAGACCGTTCTGGGAGACCGGATCGACCGCGGCGTCGTCGTCACGGACGACCCCGTCGAAACGGAGCGCGTGACGGTCCGGGAGGGCGACCATCCGGTGCCGAGCGAGCGCGGCGTCGAGGGGACGCGAGCGGTGCTCGAGGCGGCGGACGCGGCCGGCGAGGAGACGCTCGTGCTGGCGGCGATCACCGGCGGCGGCAGCGCCGTCATGCCCGCCCCCGCGGGAGACGTGTCGCTCGCCGCCCTCCAGTCGACGACCGACGCGCTGCTCGCGAGCGGGGCCGATATCAGTGAGATCAACGCAGTCCGGAAGCACCTCTCGGAACTGAAGGGGGGCCGACTGGCCGGCCGCGCCGCCCCCGCAACCGTCGTCTCGCTGATTTTGAGTGACGTCGTCGGAAACGACCTGAGCGTGATCGCGAGCGGCCCCGTCGCGCCCGACGCGTCGACGTTCGCGGAGGCGCTCGCGGTCCTCGAGCGGTACGAGATCGACGCGCCTGACGCCGTCACGGCACACCTCGAGCGCGGCGCGGTCGGCGAGATCGGCGAGACGCCGGGCCCTGACGACCCTGCGTTCGAGCGCGTCTCGAATCACGTCGTCGCCGACGGGATGACCGTCCTCGAGGCGGCCAGCGACGCGGCGGCCGAGCGGGGCTACGAGCCCCTCGTGCTCTCCTCGCGCGTCCGCGGCGAGGCCCGCGACGCGGCCACGATGCAGGTCGCCATCGCGGAGGAAATTCGGGCGACGGGGACGCCGATCGAGCCGCCGGCCGTGGTCCTCTCCGGCGGCGAGACGACGGTCACGGTCCGCGGCGACGGGACCGGCGGGCCGAATCAGGAGTTCGCGACGAGCGCGGCGCTCGAACTCGAGGCCGGTGGCGAGGCGGGAGACGGCGGCGACATCGCCGTCGCTGCGGTCGACACGGACGGCATCGACGGGGCGACCGACGCGGCCGGCGCGCTGGTCGACGGGGCGACCGTCGAGGACCCCGAGACGGCGCGTGCGGCGCTCGAGAAAAACGACGTGTACCCGTATCTCGAGGCCCGCAACGCCCTCGTCCTGACGGGACCGACCGGAACGAATCTGAACGATCTGCGGGTGCTCGTCGTCCGGTCGTAG
- the purH gene encoding bifunctional phosphoribosylaminoimidazolecarboxamide formyltransferase/IMP cyclohydrolase has protein sequence MTRIAGMAGNRGRNLMNIADREPGGAEFAVVLTTDANAPVLEAAAERGIPTEVVPLEDGMSRSDHEEAVLEALSDYEFDLVCLDGYMRILSDTFLDEAPTTLNVHPALLPSFPGMDAWGDALEAGVSVTGCTVHVVTDATDEDGDVLEDEVDAGPIVTQEPIPVYEGDDEETLKDRVLYESEFRAYPRAVKWFAEGAVDIDLEAGEVTVDADVATVGDDDHDGLPTRRLVSDDRADTLRYGENPHQDAAVYADYTADEASVVHADQLNEGAKALSYNNYNDADGALNLIKEFDEPAAAVIKHTNPAGCATADSLAEAYEKALSTDAMSAFGGIVALNRKCDAETAEQVIDSFKEVVVAPGYTDDALEVLFEKENLRVLDVGELGERTERFTEKPLVGGRLVQERDLQSISADDLEVVTEREPTDEELETMVFAWQTLKHVKSNGILFADGTETVGIGMGQVSRVDAVRLAAMKADEHAEGKDAEGAVMASDAFFPFPDGIEEAAEAGIEAVIQPGGSVNDEDVIEAADEHGMAMAFTGQRSFRHD, from the coding sequence ATGACGCGAATCGCCGGGATGGCCGGCAACCGAGGGCGCAACCTGATGAACATCGCCGACCGCGAACCGGGCGGAGCCGAGTTCGCCGTCGTCCTGACGACCGACGCGAACGCGCCGGTGCTCGAGGCCGCGGCTGAGCGCGGGATTCCGACCGAAGTCGTCCCGCTCGAGGACGGGATGAGCCGCAGCGACCACGAGGAGGCGGTCCTCGAGGCCCTCTCGGACTACGAGTTCGACCTCGTCTGTCTGGACGGCTACATGCGGATCCTCTCCGACACGTTCCTCGACGAGGCACCCACCACGCTGAACGTCCACCCCGCCCTGCTGCCGTCGTTCCCCGGCATGGACGCGTGGGGTGACGCGCTCGAGGCCGGCGTCTCGGTCACCGGCTGTACGGTCCACGTCGTCACGGACGCGACCGACGAGGACGGCGATGTCCTCGAGGACGAAGTCGACGCCGGGCCGATCGTTACGCAGGAGCCGATCCCGGTCTACGAGGGCGACGACGAGGAGACGCTCAAGGATCGGGTGCTCTACGAGAGCGAGTTCCGCGCGTACCCGCGCGCCGTGAAGTGGTTCGCCGAGGGCGCGGTCGATATCGATCTCGAGGCGGGCGAAGTGACAGTTGATGCGGATGTCGCGACGGTCGGAGACGACGACCACGACGGACTGCCGACGCGCAGACTCGTTTCGGACGACCGCGCGGACACGCTCCGGTACGGCGAGAATCCCCATCAGGATGCCGCGGTCTACGCCGACTACACCGCGGACGAGGCCAGCGTCGTCCACGCCGACCAACTCAACGAGGGCGCGAAGGCGCTCAGCTACAACAACTACAACGACGCCGACGGCGCGCTCAACCTGATCAAGGAGTTCGACGAGCCCGCGGCCGCGGTCATCAAACACACCAACCCAGCCGGCTGTGCGACCGCCGACTCGCTGGCCGAGGCCTACGAGAAGGCCCTCTCGACGGACGCGATGAGCGCCTTCGGCGGCATCGTCGCGCTCAACCGCAAGTGCGACGCCGAAACCGCCGAACAGGTCATCGACTCGTTCAAGGAAGTCGTCGTCGCGCCCGGCTACACCGACGACGCCCTCGAGGTGCTCTTCGAGAAGGAGAACCTGCGTGTGCTCGACGTCGGTGAACTCGGCGAGCGCACCGAGCGCTTCACTGAGAAGCCGCTGGTCGGCGGGCGCCTCGTCCAAGAGCGGGATCTACAGTCCATCTCGGCCGACGACCTCGAGGTCGTCACCGAGCGCGAGCCCACGGACGAGGAACTCGAGACGATGGTCTTCGCGTGGCAGACGCTCAAGCACGTCAAATCGAACGGGATCCTCTTCGCGGACGGCACGGAGACCGTCGGCATCGGAATGGGGCAGGTTTCCCGCGTCGACGCGGTCCGACTGGCCGCGATGAAGGCCGACGAGCACGCCGAGGGGAAAGACGCCGAGGGCGCAGTGATGGCCTCGGACGCCTTCTTCCCGTTCCCGGACGGTATCGAGGAGGCCGCCGAGGCGGGCATCGAGGCAGTCATCCAGCCCGGCGGCTCGGTTAACGACGAGGACGTGATCGAGGCCGCCGACGAGCACGGTATGGCGATGGCGTTTACGGGTCAGCGGAGCTTCCGACACGATTAG
- the purB gene encoding adenylosuccinate lyase, with product MTETDALYAVSPLDGRYDGRTAPLSPYASEAALMRARVRVEVEYLIALADCEATPLEMDLEERTHLRGLYEHFAEEDARLIKKLETEGHADFEATNHDVKAVEYFLRHRLDEDSDASPWIHFGLTSEDVNNLAHRLLVRDAVDEVLLPELYGVRDTLADMARDYRDLPMLARTHGQPATPTTFGKEMAVYASRLGRATGRIRQATDELSGKLGGASGTYAAHVAAYPDVDWQAFAREFVSGLGLEFEQLTTQVNPCDDLAALFDAFRGTNTVLLDLDLDMWLYVSDRYLGQEAVAGETGSSTMPHKVNPIDFENSEGNLSKANSDLTFLADYVTTSRLQRDLSDSTVKRNIGGAFAHCLIAYGKTAAGLSKVVPNEQVMRDDLEDTPEIIGEAVQTILRREGQADAYERVKAVTRGKDVTLADFREMFDDLDVDEDVREELHALTPAGYTGVASELVDDLE from the coding sequence ATGACCGAGACCGACGCTCTGTACGCCGTCTCGCCGCTGGACGGCCGGTACGACGGCCGGACCGCGCCGCTGTCGCCGTACGCGAGCGAGGCCGCGCTCATGCGCGCCCGCGTTCGCGTCGAAGTCGAGTACCTGATCGCGCTCGCCGATTGCGAGGCGACGCCGCTCGAGATGGACCTCGAGGAGCGCACCCACCTCCGCGGGCTGTACGAACACTTCGCCGAGGAGGACGCCCGACTGATCAAGAAACTCGAGACGGAGGGCCACGCCGATTTCGAGGCGACGAACCACGACGTCAAAGCGGTCGAGTACTTTCTGCGCCACCGGCTGGACGAGGACAGCGACGCCTCGCCGTGGATCCACTTCGGGCTGACGAGCGAGGACGTGAACAACCTCGCCCACCGGCTGCTCGTCCGCGACGCGGTCGACGAGGTTCTGCTGCCCGAACTGTACGGCGTGCGGGACACCCTCGCCGACATGGCGCGCGACTACCGCGACCTCCCGATGCTCGCCCGCACCCACGGCCAGCCCGCCACGCCGACGACCTTCGGCAAGGAGATGGCCGTCTACGCCTCGCGACTGGGGCGTGCCACCGGTCGCATTCGGCAGGCAACCGACGAACTCAGCGGCAAGCTCGGCGGCGCGTCGGGCACCTACGCGGCCCACGTCGCCGCTTACCCCGATGTCGACTGGCAGGCCTTCGCGCGGGAGTTCGTCTCGGGACTCGGCCTCGAGTTCGAACAACTCACGACGCAGGTCAACCCCTGTGACGACCTCGCCGCGCTGTTCGACGCGTTCCGCGGGACCAACACCGTCTTGCTCGATCTCGATCTGGATATGTGGCTCTACGTCTCCGACCGCTACCTCGGACAGGAGGCCGTCGCGGGCGAGACCGGCTCCTCGACGATGCCCCACAAGGTCAACCCGATCGACTTCGAGAACAGCGAGGGCAACCTCTCGAAGGCGAACTCGGACCTGACCTTCCTCGCGGACTACGTCACCACCTCCCGGCTCCAGCGGGACCTCTCGGACTCGACGGTCAAACGCAACATCGGCGGCGCCTTCGCCCACTGCCTGATCGCCTACGGCAAGACCGCTGCGGGGCTCTCGAAGGTCGTCCCCAACGAACAGGTCATGCGCGACGACCTCGAGGACACCCCCGAGATCATCGGCGAGGCCGTCCAGACGATCCTCCGCCGCGAGGGGCAGGCGGACGCCTATGAACGCGTCAAGGCCGTCACCCGCGGGAAGGACGTCACCCTCGCGGACTTCCGCGAGATGTTCGACGATCTCGACGTCGACGAGGACGTCCGCGAGGAACTCCACGCGCTGACGCCGGCGGGCTACACCGGCGTCGCGAGCGAGCTAGTCGACGACCTCGAGTAA
- a CDS encoding EamA family transporter, with product MEYLVWVLVALVAYGLMAPLTSVVTSDVPPAVALFLSTTIFLGLTTVVLVTTETGSLADAMTPSAGIVYVAGLFLSSGILAYYQALERGPVSVVVPIYGLFIVGSSVIGILFLGEELTATRGAGIVVAAVAIYLAAGGEQ from the coding sequence ATGGAGTATCTCGTGTGGGTGCTCGTCGCCCTCGTGGCCTACGGACTGATGGCACCGCTGACGAGCGTCGTGACATCGGACGTGCCGCCCGCGGTCGCGCTCTTCCTCTCGACGACGATCTTCCTCGGGCTGACGACGGTCGTGCTCGTCACGACGGAGACCGGCAGCCTCGCCGACGCGATGACCCCGTCCGCGGGCATCGTCTACGTCGCCGGCCTGTTCCTCTCCTCGGGGATTCTCGCCTACTACCAAGCGCTCGAGCGGGGACCGGTGAGCGTCGTGGTGCCGATCTACGGGCTCTTCATCGTCGGGAGTTCGGTCATCGGAATCCTCTTTCTCGGCGAAGAGTTGACCGCGACTCGCGGTGCGGGCATCGTCGTCGCGGCGGTCGCGATCTACCTCGCCGCCGGGGGTGAGCAGTGA